CTTAGAGAAAATCGTTTCAACTTCAGATTCTGTATAAGTTGCGGCATGAGCGGTCTTTAATCCGTAATCGGATAGTTTACAACCCATGCTGTTGAAGAATGAATGACGCTTTTGGTAAGCATCTTTTAGAGAGCTGAGATCGGAGATGCTAGTGTCCGCTGAAGCTCCCAAACGATCGATATATGAATTGAGCGATACCAAATCAGACAGGTTGAGAATTCTATCGGGTCTCCAACCTGGTAAAACGGTAACCTTCCAGCCGTCATTTGCTATTTTTTTATGGTATTCTAAGTTGTCTGCTGGGTCATCTGTAGTGCAGAGAGTCTCAACATTCCAGCGTTCTAGCAATCGACGGCACGAGTATTCGGGGGTTTGGAGCTTACTGGTGCAGTTATTATATATGCTATCCGCAGTACTTGGATTTAAAATTTCATCAACTCCAAAAACACGTAATAGTTCAAGATGCGTCCAGTGGTATAGAGGATTGCGAAGCGTATATGGAACAGTCTCAGCCCATTTCTCAAACTTCTCATAATCCGTTGGATTACCAGTGCAGTACTTCTCTTCAATACCCAGCGTACGCATCGCACGCCATTTGTAGTGGTCTCCTTTAAGCCATATTTCCGTTAATGACTTATATTGGTAATCATTAGCGATTTCAGCAGGTGGTAGATGGTTATGGAAGTCTATAATAGGAAGTTTCTCTGCATAATCATGGTAGAGTTGTTGGGCCTCTTTGGTTTCCAACAAGAATTCATCAGTAATAAATGTTTTCATTTCAGTTCCTCCTTATGTGCTTTTTAGAGCAGTTGGTTTGGTAGAACAGTATCCATATCACCATAGTCCATATTTTCACCGCACATTCCCCATATGAAAGAGTAGTTGCTAGTACCAGCACCTGCATGTATCGACCATGATGGAGAAATCACAGCTTCCTCGTTTTTCATCCAAATATGGCGGGTCTCATCAGGTTTTCCCATAAAGTGACAAACGGCTTGTGTTTCTGGAACCTCGAAGTAGAAGTATACCTCCATGCGGCGAGCGTGGGTATGTGGTGGCATTGAGTTCCAAACGCTACCTGATTTGAGTTCAGTCAACCCCATTTGAAGTTGGCAGGTTTGAATATTCTTGCTTATTATAAGCTGATTTACCGTTCTCTTATTAGATGTCTCCATCGCGCCCAAGTCAAGAACGTTGGCATCAGCTCTGGATATTTTTACGGTAGGGTAGCTGCAATGAGCAGGAGCCGAGTTAAAGTAGAACTTAGCAGGAACAGCCGCGTCTGCACTTGCAAATTCTATTTGCTTAGCTCCTTGTCCTACATATAACGCCTCTTTGTACTGGAGTTGAAAGGCATGACCATCTACAGTTACAACGCCATCATCTCCCACGTTGATAATGCCTAACTCGCGACGCTGACAAAAGTATTCGGCTTTTAGCGCATCTATAGCTTCCAGTTTTAGCGGAGTCGACATTGGGATAGCACCACCTACTAGCATTCGATCATTGTGCGTATAGAGCATTTTTACAAGCCCCTTTACCAGAATTTCCTCGATAAGAAATTCCGACCTCAACTTCTCAGTGTCGTAATGCTTAACATCTTCCGGACTAGTTCCGTAACGTTCTTCAAATATTGCCTTCATAGCTACTTATGTTTTAAAGTTGAAGGAGTTTCCTTCAACACTTCTCCTTTTATTTTTACATTTTTAAGGGTAACCCCCTTTACACCTGTCATTAAATTGCCTTCAGATACTTGCTGAAAATCGCAGTTGCTAAGGCTAATGCCCGATACTTGATCATCCCTATTTAACCCATCAATAAAAATTCCATATCGGCTTTTTAAGCAGGTTATTTTGTCGAGATTTATGTTGTGTACAGCAGGATTATGTCCCCCCTTTTCTCCGTTCTTAACCTCGTAGTTAAGTTCTATACGAAGAACAGCCTCCGAGCATTCGCCCACCTTGATGTTTCGGACAAAAATGTTTTCGATAACTCCCCCCCGAAACGAGTTTGACTTAATTCGAACCACTCTTTCGAGTAAAGGGCTGTCCATCACGCAATCTTCGGCAAATACGTTGCGACAGCTGCCCGATACTTCACTGCCTATAACAACTCCTCCATGTCCGTTTTTCATGGTACAGTGGCGGATTAGGATGTTCTCGCTAGGGATATTCCACTTACGTCCATCATTGTTACGTCCCGACTTAATTGCAATGCAATCATCGCCTGTATTAAAGAAGCAATCCTCAATCAGCACATTTTTGCAGGATTCTGGATCGCAACCGTCGTTGTTTGGACCATTACTTTCGGCAGTAATTCCACGAACGATAAGATTGTTGCACATAAGAGGATGAATGAGCCAAAAGGGAGAGTTGGTTATTTTTACACCCTCTATCAAAACTCTTTCGCACCTGTAAATATTGATAAACTGAGGACGAAGTAGGTCGGTTTCCTTCATGATTCGTTGGGCAATAGGCGTGCGGTTGCTTTCCATCATCACCAACTTATTCTTACCTTCTGAATTATGCTCTTGACTTGACATTCCTTCCTTCCAACCATACTCTGGACGCCCCTTCCAGGGCCACCAGTTTTGTTCGTTAGCCATTCCGTCTAATGTTCCTTTGCCCGAAATTGCAATATTCTTTTGGTTATAGGCGTAAATCAATGGCTTGTAGTTATAGCAGTCGATGCCTTCCCAGCGGGTTAGAACAAAAGGAGTATAATCTTTAGGATTTGTAGAGAATCTGAGAATTGCCCCTTCGGAAACATGCAGGTTAACGTTGCTTTTTAGTTCAATTGGTCCTGTAAAGAATGTTCCAGCAGGTACGACAACCGTACCGCCCCCCTCATTTGCACAAGCCTCAATTGCCTTATTAATTGCCAATGCCGAGTTAAAGTCCATACCCGCTTTAGCTCCATAATCCAATATGCTATACTGCTTATTTCGGAATGTTGGCTCTACAATATGCTTCAGTATTGTCTCTTTGTATAACCATGGATCTGGCTTAGCCGTATTTTTCGTAAAACCTAAAAGCATTACAATCGCGACTGTACATCCCAACACCCTAACTGTATGTTTTACCATATTCGCCATTTACTAGGTTATAATACTTTTACTTCTACAGGTTCACTTAACTGTTTCTGCAAGTTCGAGAGGTAGGCAATAAATGCTTCCTTCGACTTGATTCCATTTTTTTCTAACTCCCAAGCACCAAGGAAATAGTATTCTACATAACCATTTGTTGGTTTCAGTACCACCACATGGTTGTCCTTATCTTCCGTTTTTTCTATCAAATCGGACTGCTTGTAAAGTATGGCCAAACCCAAGTTATCCTTGTTTAAGCTTTGAGGTCCCCAAGTTGCGATATATCCCCACTTGGTATTGTTTCCATTCGCAACTAGCAATTCCGCTTTTGTATCCTTAATTATTCCCGTACAAAAATTTGAAAGATTGCCATCTACGAATAGCTCTTGGTGGGATGCGCGACTACCTGCATCGATGGTTATTGTCGATTTTAGAAGATGCTTTGCTCCATCAATCTCCCATCCGTAATAGTTCGTTTCTATTTTTGACTGAATAATGCCATCGGCAACAATCTGGCTCGTGACACTATCAGTTTTTGCCACACGATTGGCTTTTCCGCCATCCCAGTAGGCAATGGTACCAATTCCTAACGATGGACCAACCTTAAGTATATCCATTCCCCAGTTGCACATGTGATGATACGACTCGAAACCATCGACACCAACCTGATTGAGAACCATAGCGTCGGTTATCTTTCCGTACAAATCGGTGGCATTTCGCCAATCGAGGTAGAAACGGTAACCAACCTTATCGCTCTCCCAGCCTGGTCCTTCGTACTTTATGTCGAAAGAATGATCGGTATGCTCGTCGGCAACACGAATGGCATTTGTTTTCACCCATTCGCCTCCTTGATACTTTCGGTTTACAAAAACGCCCCCCTGCTTTTGGGTAATCTCGGCATACGTTCTTTTGGGGTACGAAAACTGTTTGCTAGCTTTGGTAATTACGATAGTCTTCTGATCCTTTTCTGCCAAGTTTATTGGGAAAATGGCGTACAGTGTACCGTTATACGATGCAACCTGCATGGCTATTCCCGACTTCCCATCTTGCACCATGTAGCGTGTGGCATCAAAGTTTGCAATCTTCGCCTCGATACTCTTAAGGGGGATTCTAACCATGTAATCGGTAAAAGCGACCGATTCCTTGTTGGTTAACTTAACTTTTAAATTTCGTTGTGCAATACCAACAAGCGACAAAGACAGTAGGCAAAGGCTTATGATTCCAATTTTCATCATACAATGTATTACATCCAATAATCAAGAACATACAGTTCCAAAAACATCTTCAAATTCGGTGCTAATAAGAAACAGGCAATGCTTTTTAGAATACCATCACCAAGAGGCTTCTCTTGGCGATGGTTTCTTTTTTCATTATGGATACAATTATGGGTGGTATCCCAGTTCAGTGTTATCTATTACATTAATACCCATAGTCATTTTTCAAAAGTCCATTGCTAGAATCAATGAAGTTCTGCCAAATTGGCCAGAATTGACGAGTATTAGGATCCGTTAGGTAGAGCGAGTTTATCTTTGAAGTAGGAAGTTTAGTTGCAGAAATCCAAGTTGTAACAGTAGTGTATTCGCTTGTTTTATCTTCCGTTTCGCCTCTGTTTAAACCATATATTTGCAATGTCTCTCCATCGGCTGCATAGCGTGAGTATAACTTGCTATTGATGTCAGAATAACGGCCTGTTAAAACTGCGAGTTCTGTCATTTTTGTTTTTGCTAAATCCATTTTATCCTTAAGAAGGTTCCAACGGATTAGCGCTTCCTTACGTAGCATTTCTCCCGTAAACTCATATGCATGCTCGTCAACGATTGCCTTGAACATAGACTCCTTATCTGTTAATGCATCTACATAAGCATCAACTTTAGTAGGCCAATCTGCTTTTTTAAATGCTCTTTGTCTAATTTCTTTTAGATATGGAGCGGCAGCTTTGGGGCCTTCGAGTTCATTCATAATTTCGGCAGCCATTAAAAGCACTTCAGCATAACGCATATACTGCTTGTTCACACCATCATCATTTGTTGAGGTAACACGACGTTTTGTCATCCATTCATAGCGGAATTTTCCAAAGTACCATTTAGCAACACCACTAGGATTAAGCACTTGCTTTGATTTTGTTTCCCCAGATTTTAGAGCACTCCATTCATAGGGAACACAGGTAATATCGCGTCTAGTATCCTTAACATCGTAGTCATAGAACAAAAATGGAACAACTCCAGAATCACCACCCTTATTTTGACCTGTATATTGATCTACGCTATTATGTTTTACTCCAAACGTAAATACCATACGACCACGACCATCCGCAAATGGAATTTCAAAAAGGCCTTCACCTCCTGCAGTAACATCATCATTTACATTTTTCTTAAAGATGTCACCAAAAGTTGGTTCTAGTTTTGCAGTTTTTGACCCGTACACATCTAATACCTCTTTTTTAGCAATGGCATACATTTTTTCAACTGATAGTTCAGGATCGGTGCTTCTTCTTATTTGTCCATCTGCACGTAAGCTGTAACCTGAAGCAACTAAGCATAGGCGAGCCCGAAAACTCTTAACAAAAGCCTTGTTAACATGCTCAATAGTTTTAGTCATAGCAGAAGCATTAGGCCATGCAACAAGTTCTTCTGCCTCACCCAAGTCGGCAATAAG
This window of the uncultured Acetobacteroides sp. genome carries:
- the uxaC gene encoding glucuronate isomerase; its protein translation is MKTFITDEFLLETKEAQQLYHDYAEKLPIIDFHNHLPPAEIANDYQYKSLTEIWLKGDHYKWRAMRTLGIEEKYCTGNPTDYEKFEKWAETVPYTLRNPLYHWTHLELLRVFGVDEILNPSTADSIYNNCTSKLQTPEYSCRRLLERWNVETLCTTDDPADNLEYHKKIANDGWKVTVLPGWRPDRILNLSDLVSLNSYIDRLGASADTSISDLSSLKDAYQKRHSFFNSMGCKLSDYGLKTAHAATYTESEVETIFSKIRKSIKVNAEEEEKFITFMLTFFAELDHSTDWVQQYHIGAIRNNNTLMYNTLGPDTGFDSIGDAAYAEPLAKYIDNLLSKGRLTRTILYNLNPKDNEVMATMLGNFQGEGVRGRMQWGSAWWFLDQKDGMTKQIDTLSALGLLRLFVGMVTDSRSFMSYSRHEYFRRILCNMLGNDIKNGLITNDMPLLGAMVQDICYNNPKGYFKF
- the kduI gene encoding 5-dehydro-4-deoxy-D-glucuronate isomerase, which produces MKAIFEERYGTSPEDVKHYDTEKLRSEFLIEEILVKGLVKMLYTHNDRMLVGGAIPMSTPLKLEAIDALKAEYFCQRRELGIINVGDDGVVTVDGHAFQLQYKEALYVGQGAKQIEFASADAAVPAKFYFNSAPAHCSYPTVKISRADANVLDLGAMETSNKRTVNQLIISKNIQTCQLQMGLTELKSGSVWNSMPPHTHARRMEVYFYFEVPETQAVCHFMGKPDETRHIWMKNEEAVISPSWSIHAGAGTSNYSFIWGMCGENMDYGDMDTVLPNQLL
- a CDS encoding glycoside hydrolase family 28 protein, coding for MANMVKHTVRVLGCTVAIVMLLGFTKNTAKPDPWLYKETILKHIVEPTFRNKQYSILDYGAKAGMDFNSALAINKAIEACANEGGGTVVVPAGTFFTGPIELKSNVNLHVSEGAILRFSTNPKDYTPFVLTRWEGIDCYNYKPLIYAYNQKNIAISGKGTLDGMANEQNWWPWKGRPEYGWKEGMSSQEHNSEGKNKLVMMESNRTPIAQRIMKETDLLRPQFINIYRCERVLIEGVKITNSPFWLIHPLMCNNLIVRGITAESNGPNNDGCDPESCKNVLIEDCFFNTGDDCIAIKSGRNNDGRKWNIPSENILIRHCTMKNGHGGVVIGSEVSGSCRNVFAEDCVMDSPLLERVVRIKSNSFRGGVIENIFVRNIKVGECSEAVLRIELNYEVKNGEKGGHNPAVHNINLDKITCLKSRYGIFIDGLNRDDQVSGISLSNCDFQQVSEGNLMTGVKGVTLKNVKIKGEVLKETPSTLKHK
- a CDS encoding DUF4861 domain-containing protein, yielding MMKIGIISLCLLSLSLVGIAQRNLKVKLTNKESVAFTDYMVRIPLKSIEAKIANFDATRYMVQDGKSGIAMQVASYNGTLYAIFPINLAEKDQKTIVITKASKQFSYPKRTYAEITQKQGGVFVNRKYQGGEWVKTNAIRVADEHTDHSFDIKYEGPGWESDKVGYRFYLDWRNATDLYGKITDAMVLNQVGVDGFESYHHMCNWGMDILKVGPSLGIGTIAYWDGGKANRVAKTDSVTSQIVADGIIQSKIETNYYGWEIDGAKHLLKSTITIDAGSRASHQELFVDGNLSNFCTGIIKDTKAELLVANGNNTKWGYIATWGPQSLNKDNLGLAILYKQSDLIEKTEDKDNHVVVLKPTNGYVEYYFLGAWELEKNGIKSKEAFIAYLSNLQKQLSEPVEVKVL
- a CDS encoding RagB/SusD family nutrient uptake outer membrane protein, whose protein sequence is MKKLKYILGFIAALFLVSCEDYLDTPAKSSLEESIIFSTPDLAMKAVMGIHQSFGETNSYRGRFLPWYGLNSDVEWYNSSEKTTGQAQLANYTLTPTNDQMNTANNAWAKMYEGIERANMCISGLRKYGKPEPGTELGQILGEALTLRAIIYADLVRAWGDVPARFEPITTSTVYVGKSDRDVIYKQLIADLGEAEELVAWPNASAMTKTIEHVNKAFVKSFRARLCLVASGYSLRADGQIRRSTDPELSVEKMYAIAKKEVLDVYGSKTAKLEPTFGDIFKKNVNDDVTAGGEGLFEIPFADGRGRMVFTFGVKHNSVDQYTGQNKGGDSGVVPFLFYDYDVKDTRRDITCVPYEWSALKSGETKSKQVLNPSGVAKWYFGKFRYEWMTKRRVTSTNDDGVNKQYMRYAEVLLMAAEIMNELEGPKAAAPYLKEIRQRAFKKADWPTKVDAYVDALTDKESMFKAIVDEHAYEFTGEMLRKEALIRWNLLKDKMDLAKTKMTELAVLTGRYSDINSKLYSRYAADGETLQIYGLNRGETEDKTSEYTTVTTWISATKLPTSKINSLYLTDPNTRQFWPIWQNFIDSSNGLLKNDYGY